One Vallitalea pronyensis genomic region harbors:
- the ilvD gene encoding dihydroxy-acid dehydratase — MQYNSQKMRSVAVEMDALKMGMGWSKEDLSKIQIMIQSTWGDSHPGSVHLNQYVQLADETIAKRGMKGAKYTVTDICDGIAQGHDGMNYSLPSREFIANMIEIQGMATPFDGALFIASCDKGVPAHLIALARLDLPSVFIPGGVMKAGEGDLTLEQIGMYSAQLKRGEISQGTFEHYQHHACPTCGACAFMGTALTMQIMSEALGLSLPTTSAMPAYNNLIAQGIHKSVETLENLMKSDIRPSHILTYEAFENAIMVHAAVGGSTNALLHLPTIAREVHVELQAELFDEINKSIPYIANVRPSGKYPSEYFWYAGGTTGVMEAIKDYLHLDVMTVTGKTLGENLEKIKASNHYSKGKAYFTYLDFKASDVIFSAENPMREDGAIAILKGNLAPDGAVVKHAALDDAMRKVILRARPYDSEEEAFHDVINGNVMAGDGVIIRYEGPKGSGMPEMFYTTEAIASDERLSSSVALMTDGRFSGATRGPAIGHISPEAAEGGPIALVEKDDMIEIDIEKRSLNIIGQKGEILTKDSMNAILEERRKKWKPLPVKREKGVLGLFKKNAVSAMKGGYME, encoded by the coding sequence GATGAAACCATCGCCAAACGCGGTATGAAAGGTGCTAAATATACGGTGACAGATATATGTGATGGTATCGCACAAGGCCATGACGGCATGAATTACTCACTGCCTTCAAGAGAGTTTATTGCCAATATGATTGAAATACAAGGCATGGCAACACCTTTTGATGGGGCTCTGTTTATAGCAAGTTGTGACAAAGGCGTGCCAGCCCATCTTATAGCCCTTGCAAGATTAGACCTGCCTTCTGTTTTTATTCCAGGAGGTGTGATGAAAGCTGGAGAAGGGGATTTGACCCTGGAACAAATCGGTATGTACAGTGCACAGCTTAAAAGAGGAGAAATTTCCCAAGGTACTTTTGAACACTACCAACATCATGCATGCCCAACATGTGGTGCATGTGCCTTTATGGGAACGGCCTTAACCATGCAAATCATGTCAGAGGCTCTAGGCTTATCATTACCCACAACCAGTGCCATGCCTGCTTATAATAACTTAATTGCTCAAGGCATTCACAAAAGTGTTGAGACCCTTGAAAATCTTATGAAATCAGATATTAGACCAAGTCATATTTTGACATATGAAGCCTTTGAAAATGCCATCATGGTACATGCCGCAGTAGGTGGTTCTACCAATGCCTTGTTACATCTCCCCACAATTGCACGAGAAGTTCATGTTGAATTACAGGCAGAATTATTTGATGAAATCAATAAGTCGATTCCCTATATTGCCAATGTAAGACCCAGTGGGAAATACCCAAGCGAATACTTTTGGTATGCAGGTGGTACCACAGGTGTCATGGAAGCCATAAAAGACTATTTGCATTTAGATGTGATGACCGTTACCGGCAAAACCCTTGGTGAAAACTTGGAGAAAATTAAAGCATCTAATCATTATAGCAAAGGAAAAGCATACTTTACTTATTTGGACTTTAAGGCTAGTGATGTGATTTTTAGTGCTGAAAATCCAATGAGAGAAGATGGGGCAATAGCCATTTTGAAGGGAAATTTAGCACCTGATGGTGCAGTCGTTAAGCACGCTGCTTTAGATGATGCCATGAGAAAAGTCATCCTTAGGGCTAGACCTTATGACAGTGAGGAAGAGGCGTTTCATGATGTGATTAACGGCAATGTTATGGCGGGCGACGGCGTGATTATTCGTTATGAAGGACCAAAAGGAAGCGGCATGCCTGAAATGTTCTACACAACGGAAGCCATAGCATCGGATGAAAGACTCTCTTCATCAGTGGCTTTAATGACAGATGGAAGGTTTTCAGGCGCTACAAGAGGCCCAGCTATTGGCCATATATCACCAGAAGCGGCGGAAGGCGGACCCATTGCGTTGGTTGAAAAAGATGATATGATTGAAATTGATATTGAAAAAAGAAGCCTTAATATCATTGGTCAAAAAGGTGAAATCTTGACAAAAGATAGCATGAACGCTATTCTGGAAGAACGAAGAAAAAAATGGAAACCTTTGCCTGTAAAAAGGGAAAAAGGGGTATTAGGACTTTTTAAGAAAAATGCCGTGTCTGCTATGAAGGGCGGATATATGGAATAG
- a CDS encoding sulfatase-like hydrolase/transferase yields MEKKKPNIVFILNDHQAYYRHGWDGGVKPLTPHFDQLGEEGVAFTNAYCATPLCGPVRRTMLNGLYAHTHKQYFNDSESPYDEESYLRLLKKAGYDNYYFGKWHAGPGTPITEHQCKGFSCEAYGNPYITDAYKQYLKKLNLPQARHRIDYNFHPEAQSEFFEKLDVGVDYQCEDTWCGEHAVGITVTPKETHEAFFLAHQACETLENIANSKSDEPFHLRVDFWGPHQPFFPTQEYLDRYNPSDIEVYGNHFDDLTDKAEVHQMDVNRVISNKDSKLIVPSPIPWEDWQQILARAYAHQTMIDDAGGMIINKLKELGLDENTIIIWTTDHGDAIASHGGHFDKCSYMSEEVMRIPMAIKWPSVIKPHQKQEKLVSNMDIPVTILDAAGLSFTNKVHGMSLLDLILDEKKSWRTGLMSETFGHGYVERIQGRMYVEGDYKYVKFEGQIDELYHLGEDPYEMNNLAQKEEYVEIKEKMLKGLLQEQKKVDDFNDLSKW; encoded by the coding sequence ATGGAAAAAAAGAAACCTAATATTGTATTTATCCTCAACGATCATCAAGCTTACTACAGACATGGTTGGGACGGGGGCGTTAAGCCGTTAACACCTCATTTTGATCAATTAGGAGAAGAAGGGGTAGCATTTACAAACGCATATTGTGCAACACCATTATGTGGTCCAGTTAGACGAACCATGTTAAATGGACTCTATGCCCATACCCATAAACAATACTTTAATGATTCGGAGAGCCCTTATGATGAGGAAAGTTATCTTAGATTGTTGAAGAAAGCTGGGTATGATAATTATTATTTTGGGAAATGGCATGCTGGACCAGGTACACCCATTACAGAGCATCAGTGTAAAGGATTTAGTTGTGAAGCTTATGGAAATCCATATATTACCGATGCCTATAAACAATATCTCAAAAAGTTAAATTTACCCCAAGCCAGACATCGAATTGATTATAACTTTCATCCAGAAGCACAAAGTGAGTTTTTTGAGAAATTAGATGTGGGCGTGGACTATCAATGTGAAGATACTTGGTGTGGGGAACATGCCGTTGGCATCACAGTGACACCCAAAGAAACCCATGAAGCATTTTTCTTAGCCCATCAAGCCTGTGAGACATTAGAAAACATAGCCAATAGCAAATCGGATGAGCCCTTTCATTTAAGAGTTGATTTTTGGGGACCTCATCAGCCCTTTTTCCCCACTCAAGAATACTTAGATAGGTATAACCCCAGTGACATAGAAGTATATGGTAATCACTTTGATGATTTAACAGATAAAGCTGAAGTCCATCAAATGGATGTTAATCGCGTAATAAGTAATAAAGATAGTAAGCTAATTGTTCCAAGCCCAATACCATGGGAAGATTGGCAACAGATATTAGCCAGAGCTTATGCGCATCAAACAATGATTGATGATGCAGGAGGCATGATTATCAACAAACTAAAAGAACTAGGGCTGGATGAAAATACAATAATCATATGGACAACAGATCATGGTGATGCAATTGCAAGTCATGGTGGACATTTTGATAAGTGTTCCTATATGTCTGAAGAGGTTATGCGTATTCCTATGGCAATAAAGTGGCCTTCAGTCATTAAGCCTCATCAAAAACAAGAAAAACTGGTTTCGAATATGGACATTCCAGTTACCATATTAGATGCAGCAGGATTATCATTCACCAATAAAGTTCATGGGATGAGTCTCTTAGATCTCATCTTGGATGAAAAGAAATCCTGGCGAACAGGGTTGATGAGTGAGACATTCGGACATGGCTATGTAGAGCGCATACAAGGTCGTATGTATGTTGAAGGTGATTATAAATATGTCAAATTTGAAGGACAGATTGACGAGTTATATCATCTAGGAGAAGACCCTTATGAAATGAACAATTTAGCACAGAAGGAAGAATACGTTGAAATAAAGGAAAAGATGCTCAAAGGATTACTGCAGGAGCAAAAAAAAGTAGATGACTTTAACGACTTAAGTAAGTGGTAA
- a CDS encoding Crp/Fnr family transcriptional regulator yields the protein MINLQNLSKNYPHLSYTFNRMPSYVSDNSFLKHYNIGDCILNKGGKPDHVYLFCNGSINVQNHFENGKYYILEENANLLLFNNMPDFIGSLAILAEAATFSITVTASSACQMIKIPRKYFLKWYNDDIELVKSVALILAKYLYKSTTNTGFLISHSVLYLLTRYIISTNSLKKEAKNLYVIPETRQALADHFCVTVRTINRNIKKLKEDNYISVANGKITFNNQQLDRLKKFIETID from the coding sequence ATGATAAACCTTCAAAACCTTTCCAAAAATTACCCTCATTTATCCTATACCTTCAATCGCATGCCATCGTATGTTTCTGATAATAGCTTCTTAAAACATTATAACATCGGTGACTGCATTCTTAATAAAGGTGGTAAACCGGACCATGTTTATTTATTTTGTAATGGCAGTATAAATGTACAAAACCATTTCGAAAACGGAAAATACTATATTTTAGAAGAAAATGCCAACTTGTTACTCTTCAACAATATGCCAGACTTTATTGGTAGTCTTGCTATTCTTGCAGAAGCTGCAACGTTCTCCATTACCGTTACTGCTAGTTCAGCGTGTCAAATGATTAAAATCCCGCGAAAATATTTCTTAAAATGGTACAACGATGATATTGAACTTGTAAAAAGTGTGGCTCTAATACTCGCTAAATACCTGTATAAATCTACAACCAACACAGGATTTTTAATTTCCCATTCCGTTTTATATTTACTGACCCGCTATATTATCTCCACAAATTCATTAAAAAAAGAAGCGAAAAATCTGTATGTGATTCCAGAAACCCGTCAAGCACTGGCGGATCATTTTTGTGTAACCGTTCGTACCATCAACCGAAACATTAAGAAATTGAAGGAAGATAACTATATTTCTGTAGCTAATGGTAAAATAACGTTTAATAATCAACAACTGGATCGATTAAAGAAATTTATAGAAACCATTGATTAA
- a CDS encoding BMP family lipoprotein produces MKKRVMVLLFVSFMIFVTGCTNNNNDNGSNESDTKSVRVGFVTSETGLGDQAFNDAIHSGTKKAETALDNVKLTVIEPGDAAKLETSVRSLAREGNDLIIAGAASLGDAVLVVAKEFPDTFFVIIDGDIDDYDNVQSIKANEEEAAYLTGAFAQLYAGEGNKIGFIGGMDIAVIKKFEVGFVEGAKAVGGTEADVLVSYTGVFNDPALGKQTAEAQHSNGATVIFAAAGACNLGMFEAAENIGFTALGAATGQFDKSDAIVASHVKSVDDLAESVITRFANGEKLTNGIVKYGLKEMGVDFRYNPQNPENNIEIPQEIIDKIEALKQQIINGDINVASFIE; encoded by the coding sequence ATGAAAAAAAGAGTAATGGTATTATTATTCGTGAGCTTCATGATTTTTGTAACAGGTTGTACAAACAATAATAACGATAATGGGTCCAATGAATCTGATACGAAAAGTGTTCGCGTTGGTTTTGTAACAAGCGAAACAGGACTTGGCGATCAAGCCTTTAATGATGCAATACACAGTGGGACAAAAAAGGCTGAAACAGCACTTGATAACGTAAAATTAACGGTAATAGAACCAGGGGATGCAGCAAAACTTGAAACATCGGTAAGATCACTTGCGCGAGAGGGAAATGACCTCATCATTGCAGGGGCTGCTTCATTAGGTGACGCGGTTCTCGTGGTAGCAAAAGAATTTCCTGACACCTTCTTTGTGATTATTGATGGGGACATTGATGACTATGATAATGTACAATCCATTAAGGCAAATGAAGAGGAAGCAGCTTATTTAACAGGAGCATTTGCACAGCTTTATGCTGGTGAAGGCAATAAAATTGGTTTTATTGGCGGTATGGATATTGCAGTTATTAAAAAGTTTGAAGTAGGTTTTGTTGAAGGAGCCAAAGCAGTAGGTGGAACAGAAGCGGATGTATTGGTTTCTTACACAGGTGTTTTCAATGATCCAGCTCTAGGGAAACAAACTGCTGAAGCACAACATTCTAATGGAGCAACTGTTATCTTTGCAGCAGCAGGAGCATGTAACTTAGGTATGTTTGAGGCAGCAGAAAATATTGGTTTCACGGCACTAGGAGCAGCTACGGGCCAATTTGATAAATCCGATGCCATCGTGGCTTCTCACGTAAAATCAGTGGATGATTTAGCGGAGAGTGTTATTACAAGGTTTGCTAATGGCGAAAAGCTTACCAATGGCATCGTTAAATACGGTTTAAAAGAAATGGGTGTAGACTTTCGCTATAATCCACAAAACCCAGAAAACAATATTGAGATTCCACAAGAGATTATAGATAAGATTGAAGCATTAAAGCAACAAATTATAAATGGTGACATTAATGTAGCATCATTTATTGAATAA
- a CDS encoding ABC transporter ATP-binding protein — MSVAIKTENLSKKYDSFFANKDISMEIETNSVHAIVGENGAGKSTFVNMLYGITKKNYGKIFVFGQEVDYKGSKDAIDIGVGMVSQHFRLIPEFTVTENIILGMEPGKKTYLNRAAASKAIYKLTEEYGLMVNPDAKVKDISIGEQQRVEILKVLYRGSKVLILDEPTAVLTPQEIRELGVVIHKLKKMGKTIIIITHKLQEVMDFTDNITVFRQGKKIGDLVTKETTPEIITEMMVGRAVQLGGKSERTLSKSNQSALTIKDLNFVSKQGKRIHDINLDVKYGEIVGIAGVDGSGQSELINLISGIYKGHTGDMSINGKSVEGMSIRERRDNSFGYIPEDRHKEGLILNFSIEDNLLLGMEDKKMFRNKYGLLHKRAIKKNALDKIHDYDIRTTSESKPCSMLSGGNQQKVVFAREVADHPDFVLVAQPTRGLDIGAIEFVHEKLVHIRDQNKGILVISFELDELIALCDRIIVMCAGKITGELERHAFVKEKIGRMMIGQVEENDEKE; from the coding sequence ATGTCAGTAGCTATTAAAACAGAAAATCTAAGTAAAAAATATGATAGTTTTTTTGCAAATAAAGATATTAGCATGGAAATAGAAACCAATTCTGTGCATGCCATCGTCGGTGAAAATGGTGCTGGAAAATCTACCTTTGTGAATATGTTATATGGCATTACAAAAAAGAATTATGGTAAAATTTTTGTTTTCGGACAAGAAGTAGATTACAAAGGCTCAAAAGATGCTATTGATATAGGCGTGGGTATGGTCAGTCAGCATTTTAGACTTATACCTGAATTTACAGTAACTGAAAATATTATATTAGGTATGGAGCCAGGTAAAAAAACATATTTAAATAGGGCAGCAGCATCAAAAGCTATCTATAAATTAACAGAAGAGTATGGATTGATGGTCAATCCAGATGCAAAGGTGAAGGATATTTCAATAGGAGAACAGCAAAGAGTCGAGATATTAAAAGTACTTTATAGAGGCAGTAAAGTGTTAATTCTAGATGAGCCAACTGCTGTGTTAACACCCCAAGAAATTAGAGAATTGGGCGTTGTTATCCATAAGCTTAAAAAAATGGGAAAAACCATTATCATTATTACACATAAACTTCAAGAGGTTATGGATTTTACGGATAACATCACCGTTTTTAGACAAGGAAAAAAGATTGGTGACTTGGTCACAAAAGAAACGACCCCTGAGATAATAACTGAAATGATGGTGGGTCGAGCAGTCCAGCTAGGTGGTAAAAGTGAACGGACATTATCTAAAAGCAATCAATCCGCATTGACAATTAAAGATTTGAATTTCGTAAGCAAACAAGGGAAAAGAATCCATGACATTAACTTGGATGTGAAATATGGCGAAATTGTTGGTATAGCTGGAGTAGATGGAAGTGGACAAAGTGAATTAATTAATCTAATTTCAGGTATTTATAAGGGTCATACAGGTGACATGAGTATCAATGGAAAATCTGTTGAAGGTATGTCCATTCGTGAAAGACGTGATAACAGTTTTGGCTATATTCCAGAAGATCGTCATAAGGAAGGCTTAATACTTAATTTTTCAATTGAAGACAATTTATTACTAGGCATGGAAGATAAAAAGATGTTTAGAAATAAATATGGGTTACTTCATAAAAGAGCCATTAAAAAAAATGCACTAGACAAAATTCATGATTATGATATTCGAACAACGAGTGAGTCAAAGCCTTGTTCCATGTTATCAGGCGGGAACCAACAGAAAGTTGTTTTTGCAAGAGAAGTAGCGGATCATCCAGATTTTGTTCTGGTGGCTCAGCCAACAAGGGGACTTGATATCGGAGCCATTGAATTTGTTCATGAAAAATTAGTTCATATAAGAGATCAGAATAAAGGGATTTTAGTTATTTCTTTTGAACTTGATGAATTAATTGCTTTATGCGATCGCATCATTGTCATGTGTGCTGGGAAAATTACAGGTGAACTTGAAAGGCATGCTTTTGTTAAAGAAAAGATTGGGAGAATGATGATTGGCCAAGTGGAGGAAAATGATGAAAAAGAATAA
- a CDS encoding ABC transporter permease, giving the protein MMKKNNKNLLLNHQEYFYTIYSIIGALLVGSIFIVFAGGNPFVTYGAMLKGSLGSQYALADTFNNALPLILTGLSVAFASKVGVFNIGAEGQLYVGALFATLVGLFLDLPPFLHSLVAILAALIGGAAWAFIAAILKEKRDVNVVISTILLNYLAIPLIHYLVNGPLRTDGLIVATDKIKESARLPFVIKMPFGITTAFIYVFIAVVITYIVLNYTAFGFKIKAVGSNRFAANYSGINIGFLSLLGLVLAGSLAGLGGGLEVISRQYRLISGFSPGYGYSGIPIALLGRRSPIGVVFAAMFFSILSTGAIEMQSQGISTSVISVIQGLVVLFIASEFVIRYLIKKIAENRLVKKEGVKE; this is encoded by the coding sequence ATGATGAAAAAGAATAACAAAAATTTACTGCTAAATCACCAAGAGTATTTCTATACCATTTACAGCATCATTGGTGCATTGTTGGTAGGTAGTATTTTTATTGTATTTGCAGGTGGAAATCCATTCGTTACATATGGTGCTATGTTAAAGGGATCTCTAGGCAGTCAATATGCATTAGCAGATACTTTTAACAATGCGCTTCCTCTTATATTAACAGGCTTGTCAGTTGCCTTTGCCAGCAAAGTTGGTGTATTTAATATAGGGGCAGAGGGGCAGTTGTATGTAGGTGCTTTATTTGCAACCCTTGTAGGATTATTTTTAGATTTACCACCATTCCTACACAGCCTTGTTGCCATCTTGGCAGCACTTATAGGTGGAGCAGCATGGGCTTTTATAGCTGCTATACTGAAAGAAAAAAGAGACGTTAATGTGGTTATATCCACAATACTATTGAATTACCTTGCCATACCATTGATTCATTACTTGGTTAATGGTCCCCTTAGAACAGATGGTCTCATTGTAGCGACCGATAAAATAAAAGAGAGTGCTCGATTACCCTTTGTTATAAAAATGCCATTTGGTATAACAACAGCATTTATCTATGTATTCATTGCTGTTGTCATCACTTATATTGTTTTAAACTACACGGCATTTGGCTTTAAAATAAAAGCAGTAGGAAGTAATAGATTTGCTGCCAATTATTCAGGAATAAACATTGGTTTTCTTTCGTTATTAGGTCTTGTTTTAGCTGGTTCTCTTGCCGGGCTAGGAGGAGGACTTGAAGTCATTAGTCGTCAATATCGATTAATTTCAGGATTTTCACCTGGCTATGGGTATAGTGGTATACCCATTGCATTGCTAGGCAGAAGAAGTCCTATAGGTGTTGTCTTTGCTGCTATGTTTTTTAGTATATTGAGTACAGGGGCAATAGAAATGCAGAGTCAAGGTATTTCAACAAGCGTTATTTCAGTCATTCAAGGATTAGTTGTTTTGTTTATCGCAAGTGAATTTGTCATAAGATATTTGATAAAAAAAATAGCAGAAAATCGACTCGTTAAAAAGGAAGGTGTAAAGGAATGA
- a CDS encoding ABC transporter permease — protein MNIGVLLYSSVLLMIPIGFAAIGATINEKSGIVNIGIEGMMLMGAFTSVLGAYYSNGNLLIGIICGILGGLILGLIHAVITVEFGGPQPVSSLGITLFATGATSFLLESIFGQKGSSPKVNTPKTSEFLEGIPLVGEYLADISIFIYIFIVVVIAAHYIINKTPIGLRLMSVGQDPKTAESVGINVWRIRYIAMMVSGGLAGLGGSFLTIGDLDRFQENMIAGRGYIALAAMILGKWSVKGTVMASLLFGFFEALKIQAQLSDSINIPIDLLSLLPYVITLIVLGLFIGGATGPKSLNKPFLKQKYQ, from the coding sequence ATGAATATTGGTGTGCTTTTGTATTCATCAGTCTTATTGATGATTCCTATTGGCTTTGCCGCTATTGGTGCAACCATTAATGAAAAAAGTGGCATCGTTAATATTGGTATAGAAGGTATGATGTTAATGGGCGCCTTTACATCTGTGTTAGGCGCATATTATTCCAATGGTAATCTGCTGATAGGTATCATATGTGGTATTTTAGGTGGATTGATTCTTGGTCTCATTCATGCAGTCATAACAGTAGAATTTGGTGGACCTCAGCCCGTTAGTAGTTTAGGTATAACGTTATTTGCAACAGGTGCAACAAGTTTTTTATTAGAGTCAATTTTTGGACAAAAAGGAAGCAGTCCAAAAGTGAATACACCTAAGACAAGCGAATTCCTGGAAGGCATTCCATTAGTAGGTGAATACTTGGCAGATATAAGTATCTTTATCTATATTTTCATTGTCGTGGTTATTGCTGCTCATTATATTATCAATAAGACACCTATAGGTTTAAGATTAATGAGTGTTGGACAAGACCCCAAAACAGCCGAAAGTGTTGGGATCAATGTATGGAGAATTCGGTATATTGCTATGATGGTTTCAGGAGGATTAGCAGGATTAGGAGGCTCTTTTCTTACAATCGGTGATCTCGATAGATTCCAAGAAAATATGATTGCAGGGCGTGGATACATAGCCTTAGCAGCTATGATTCTTGGTAAATGGAGTGTGAAAGGGACAGTCATGGCATCCTTGTTGTTCGGTTTTTTTGAAGCATTAAAGATTCAAGCTCAATTGTCTGACAGCATTAATATTCCTATTGATTTATTAAGTTTATTGCCATATGTGATTACACTTATTGTGCTAGGCTTATTTATAGGTGGTGCAACGGGGCCAAAATCATTAAATAAACCATTTCTTAAGCAAAAATATCAATAA
- a CDS encoding PRD domain-containing protein: MKKAKDSILNYLETHSKLTANQQSTPFTTKEIADTLFLERSNVSRALNALHKENLVLKETGKPVIYRLNHKNYVSTDQSFRSLIGYNQLLKSRIKSLKAAVSYPPYPLPIFISGMEGTGKTLVANCIYSYMKEKKIFDDDSTFQIVKCETIESNNPLDTLFDNLPKGLILFDHVDMAPNSFNAQLMNKVKQYYAHSSYAERKTHFVFISEDSSIPLFQLNIGISIRLPNIHRYSLHERFQFAKKYFLIEAKNLRKDVAIESSLLALFLLYLPPQNMTQLANDIRTSCVNAYSGNEDDSLMINATHLPTDVLKGFFDYSKMKEHLDDIIRPKMLYTFNANKQAMIIHQNNSYKDLVTYAPHMIHSQLRVKSVKTSIQVIMNQLLESTSQILTSQQLKRKIGERLYRMVTEFFDACQDHFQQLYNQKNIFALSMIVDSKIRQDSPIKELNNDQFNYVLSHYPDAFKMTTVFAKQLEKIFDMTFTLKELALLCLTISSQHPTPNDIPHPGLLIVMHGSSSAKSIADVVNQLLNIDIAYAYDMPLNESVSNAYEHISDIVQQIDQGLGVLILSDMGSLSFFGSILSKELDIKTRTLEMVSTPIALESAQRILKENDIDIIYHDLIHYNFKNSSFQTSLYKLNKPKKKKVIITLCLTGEGSAIKLKNMIEDSATIDSTHIDIIPLSILNHKDALQHINKIAKKKEILAIVGTINPNIHNIPFISIDKMLMNNNYSELKHIIENNLKTIPDTDTATDEEILINVKDYLAKEMSSYPYTKIHDKIIAFISFCGNRFERDYSIDKQIGLIVHMASSIEHIIRNTHENTITNMSLYSKAYKKELFLIKNSLYDIEKTLHIQFPESEVIYLLILLLELKGD, from the coding sequence ATGAAAAAGGCAAAAGACAGCATATTAAACTATTTAGAAACCCATTCTAAGTTGACGGCAAATCAGCAATCAACCCCATTTACAACGAAAGAAATTGCTGACACACTTTTCCTTGAACGTAGTAACGTTTCCCGAGCACTCAATGCATTGCATAAAGAAAATTTAGTCCTTAAAGAGACAGGAAAACCTGTTATTTACCGTCTAAACCACAAAAACTATGTATCTACCGATCAATCTTTTCGTTCTCTCATTGGATATAATCAATTGCTCAAATCTAGGATTAAATCATTAAAAGCAGCGGTTAGCTATCCACCTTATCCCTTACCCATTTTTATCAGTGGAATGGAAGGTACTGGTAAAACTTTGGTTGCCAACTGTATATACTCGTATATGAAAGAAAAGAAGATCTTTGATGATGACAGCACTTTCCAAATCGTAAAGTGTGAAACAATAGAATCCAATAACCCACTAGATACGCTCTTTGATAATCTGCCTAAAGGATTGATTTTATTTGATCATGTTGATATGGCTCCAAATAGTTTCAACGCCCAGCTCATGAATAAAGTTAAACAATACTACGCCCACTCTTCTTATGCTGAGCGAAAAACGCACTTTGTGTTTATTTCAGAAGATAGCTCTATTCCTTTGTTTCAGCTTAACATCGGGATTTCTATTCGATTACCGAATATTCATCGCTATTCCCTTCATGAACGCTTTCAATTTGCCAAAAAATACTTTTTGATTGAAGCCAAAAACCTAAGAAAAGATGTGGCTATTGAAAGCAGTTTACTTGCTCTATTTCTATTATATCTTCCTCCCCAAAATATGACGCAATTGGCAAATGATATACGCACCAGCTGTGTCAATGCCTATTCTGGAAACGAAGATGATTCTCTTATGATTAATGCCACCCATTTACCAACAGACGTATTGAAAGGTTTTTTTGATTATTCAAAGATGAAAGAGCATCTGGATGACATCATTCGTCCAAAAATGCTGTATACTTTTAATGCTAACAAACAGGCTATGATCATTCATCAAAACAATTCATACAAGGACCTTGTCACTTATGCGCCTCATATGATTCATTCACAACTTAGGGTTAAATCCGTTAAGACAAGTATCCAAGTTATCATGAATCAGCTGCTTGAATCTACTAGCCAAATCTTAACCAGTCAACAGTTAAAAAGAAAAATTGGTGAACGCTTATACCGTATGGTTACAGAATTCTTCGACGCTTGTCAGGATCACTTTCAACAGTTGTATAACCAAAAAAATATTTTTGCCTTATCCATGATAGTGGATAGCAAAATACGACAAGACAGCCCTATAAAAGAACTGAATAATGACCAGTTCAATTATGTTCTCTCTCACTATCCGGATGCATTTAAGATGACAACGGTATTTGCCAAACAATTGGAAAAAATATTTGATATGACCTTTACCCTAAAGGAACTGGCTCTTTTATGCCTTACCATCTCATCCCAACATCCCACGCCCAACGACATACCTCATCCAGGGCTTTTAATCGTCATGCATGGCTCTAGCAGCGCTAAAAGCATTGCAGACGTGGTCAATCAACTTTTAAACATTGATATCGCTTACGCTTATGATATGCCGTTAAATGAATCCGTTTCAAATGCATACGAACATATATCCGACATAGTTCAGCAAATTGATCAGGGCCTGGGCGTCCTCATACTGTCTGATATGGGGTCTTTATCTTTCTTTGGCAGCATACTCTCAAAAGAGTTAGATATTAAAACCCGTACTTTGGAAATGGTATCCACACCAATTGCTCTGGAATCAGCTCAACGTATCCTTAAAGAAAATGATATCGACATTATTTATCATGATCTCATTCATTATAATTTCAAGAACTCTTCTTTCCAAACAAGCCTCTATAAACTTAACAAACCTAAGAAGAAGAAAGTGATCATCACCCTCTGTTTAACAGGAGAAGGAAGCGCCATTAAACTAAAGAATATGATTGAAGACAGTGCGACAATCGACTCTACACATATCGATATCATTCCTTTATCCATTCTTAATCATAAAGATGCATTACAGCATATAAACAAAATAGCTAAGAAGAAAGAAATTCTTGCTATCGTTGGAACCATCAATCCGAACATACACAATATACCTTTTATCTCTATTGATAAAATGCTTATGAACAATAATTATTCGGAGTTAAAACATATCATTGAAAATAATTTAAAAACCATACCTGATACAGACACCGCAACTGACGAAGAAATCTTAATCAATGTCAAAGATTATCTTGCAAAAGAGATGTCCTCTTACCCGTATACTAAAATCCATGACAAAATCATCGCTTTCATTTCTTTTTGTGGAAATCGGTTTGAAAGAGATTATTCCATTGATAAGCAAATCGGGCTTATCGTCCATATGGCCAGCTCAATTGAACATATCATACGCAACACCCATGAGAACACCATTACTAACATGTCATTATACAGCAAAGCATATAAAAAAGAACTATTCCTCATCAAGAATAGTTTATATGACATTGAAAAAACATTACACATTCAATTTCCAGAATCCGAAGTTATATATCTTCTCATCCTATTGTTAGAACTAAAGGGAGATTGA